The Silene latifolia isolate original U9 population chromosome Y, ASM4854445v1, whole genome shotgun sequence sequence TGTCTTTGTATTATTCATTTGGATCCCACAAGCGTGAGAAAAAGTAGCAAAGACTCTAAGCATAACCATGATGGAAGTAGTGTCACCCTTACTGAAGAAGGAGGTCGTCATCAAACATGAGGTGTGACAGTTTTAACTTTGAACATAGAGGATGATACTTGAAAGGAACAATATCAGTGATATAAGACATGGCTCTACTCAAGTATTCCATTGCAATTGTGAAAAGTAGAGGTGACAATGGATCCCCTTGCCTCAATCCATTCTGTCCCTTGAAAAAACCAAATACTTCTCCATTCATGACTAGATAATAAGAAGCAGTATTCACACATTCCATCACCAAATCAATAAATCTTCCAGGGAAACTCAAGGCCTTTAACATTTGCTCCAAAAAGGCCCAACTGATGGAATCATAGGCTTTTTTAAGGTCTATCTTGAGCATAAACCTAGGAGAAATAGCTTTCCTATTTTATAACCTTATCACATCCTGGTAGATCAATATGTTCTCCATAATACTCCTTCCCTTTATAAAACCTCCTTGATTAGGACTGATAATACAAGGCAAAACATTGGCCAGTCTATTGCATAACAATTTGGATATGCATTTATAGACTACATTGCAACAAGAGATAGGTCTAAATTGTGTAATATTCTGAGGCATCTCACATTTTGGAATAAGAGTGATGAGAGTATGATTGAGTTGCTTTAGTAATTTCCCACTATGGAAGAATCCTGAATTGCATCACACACTGTATCCCCAACAATCTCCCAGGAATCTCTGAAAAATGCACTAGAAAAATCATCTGGGCCAGCTGATTTATGAATAGGGATAGAAAACATGATCTTCTTTATCTCAGCATTAGTAACAAGAGTAAGCAGCAGTGTAGCATGTGCAGGAGAACACACTATGCCCTGCTGAACAACTGAAGCACAGACTGGGGTTGTGACCTTGGCAGTTCCTAACAAGTGTTTATAGAAACTCGAAAAGGCCTCCTGTATTTGACCAGTAGATTCACAGATTACCCCATTCTAATCTACAATCTTCACCACCTTGTTTCTTATTTGCCTGCTTTTAAGAACACTATGGAAATACTTTGTGTTGTTATCTCCTTTATCCACCCATGTAACCTTAGATTTCTGTTGCAGGAAATTGTAGCAGGCATCATTTAACTCTCTGTAATTTTTACCTGCATAAATCTCTTGTTGAATTAGGTTAGCATTTAAAGGATCACACCTTAGTTTCCCTTGAATATACTCCAAATATTGCCAGGCCCTAACAGTATTATTCTCAATATCATCAAACTGAGCTCTATTAAGCAGCTTTAAGGGATGCTTCaaacttttcaattttttaaCCAGAATATACATTTTGGTGCCATGCCAATGTTGATCCCAAGTCTTTTTAACACACTCATAAAAATGATCAGCTTTGTtccacatattaaagtacttaAAGCTTCTTCCTTTTAACCTGACTATTTTCTTTTGTCTGGATAATACGTGGAGTATGATCCATTAAACCTTCAGTATAGAAATGAGCATAACTATCCTGATGCCTCCTCAACCAAGACTGATTAACCAAAACTCTATCCAGATGACTATATACTCTAGTAGAAGGGTCCTGCTTATTATTCCAAGTGAAAAAGGAGCCAATGGCTGGACTATCCACAAGCTCACACTCATCAATACAGCTCTGAAAATCCTCCATCTCCTCCTCACTAGTAGACCCCCTAATCTTTCTAAGGGACTCAGCACAATATTAAAATCACCACACACCACCCATACCTTAGATATTAAACTCCTAAACACACATAGTCTGTCCCATAAAATTCTTCTTTCTTCTACCTCATTGAAAGCATACACCATAGTGATGTAGAATTCATCACTAGTACACACCTCCTTAGCCTTCATATGAATGAACTGAGCACTATATTCAAGAAAT is a genomic window containing:
- the LOC141628100 gene encoding uncharacterized protein LOC141628100, coding for MWNKADHFYECVKKTWDQHWHGTKMYILVKKLKSLKHPLKLLNRAQFDDIENNTVRAWQYLEYIQGKLRCDPLNANLIQQEIYAGKNYRELNDACYNFLQQKSKVTWVDKGDNNTKYFHSVLKSRQIRNKVVKIEAFSSFYKHLLGTAKVTTPVCASVVQQGIVCSPAHATLLLTLVTNAEIKKIMFSIPIHKSAGPDDFSSAFFRDSWEIVGDTVCDAIQDSSIVGNY